In one Diabrotica virgifera virgifera chromosome 7, PGI_DIABVI_V3a genomic region, the following are encoded:
- the LOC114326755 gene encoding octopamine receptor beta-3R-like produces the protein MIVNAMASYSATISTNLPSILQNTTIQNKTNITTLENHHPDWLDLVLLFVKGGIFFIIIISAVLGNALVIISVHRHRKLRVITNYYVVSLAMADMLVALCAMTFNASVELTNGRWLFGYFMCDVYNSLDVYFSTASILHLCCISVDRYYAIVRPLEYPITMTHKTVSFMLANVWVLPALMSFTPIFLGWYTTDEHQEFRSTHPNVCIFITNKYYAVISSSISFWIPGIVMVTMYCRIYKEAVRQRKALTRTSSNIILNSIHQHRTSYRDRYGDHYLHPSDGELTTVGQVNGRRSTSSGSAASYGTTITEFNTAMNTRDSKAATELNVNEDAPAITSAEVNQAIKMTNVRQVAVSEAIN, from the coding sequence ATGATAGTTAATGCTATGGCTTCATATTCAGCAACAATATCCACGAATCTGCCTAGCATATTACAGAACACTACCATTCAAAACAAAACTAACATAACCACACTCGAAAACCACCACCCCGATTGGCTGGATTTGGTTCTCCTTTTCGTCAAAGGAGGTATATTcttcataataataataagtgCTGTACTGGGCAACGCTTTAGTGATAATTAGTGTTCATAGGCATCGCAAGCTCAGGGTTATCACTAACTATTACGTAGTAAGCCTTGCCATGGCAGATATGTTAGTAGCATTATGCGCTATGACTTTTAATGCAAGCGTTGAATTAACCAACGGTAGATGGTTATTTGGATACTTTATGTGTGATGTATATAACAGCCTAGATGTTTACTTTTCTACAGCCAGTATACTTCACCTCTGCTGCATAAGCGTTGATAGATATTACGCTATAGTAAGGCCTTTAGAGTACCCAATTACTATGACGCACAAAACTGTTTCCTTCATGCTAGCCAACGTTTGGGTGCTGCCGGCTCTTATGAGCTTCACACCCATATTCCTCGGGTGGTACACTACAGACGAACATCAAGAATTTCGGTCGACTCATCCTAATGTATGTATCTTTATAACTAATAAATATTACGCGGTAATAAGTAGTTCTATAAGCTTTTGGATTCCTGGAATAGTCATGGTAACCATGTACTGCAGGATATATAAAGAAGCTGTTAGGCAAAGGAAAGCGCTAACAAGAACTTCTTCCAATATTATTTTAAACTCCATACATCAGCATAGAACGTCGTATAGGGATCGGTATGGGGATCACTACTTACATCCTTCCGACGGAGAGTTGACGACAGTGGGACAGGTTAATGGACGAAGAAGTACGAGTTCGGGCTCTGCCGCTTCATACGGAACCACCATTACTGAATTCAACACCGCCATGAACACCAGGGATAGCAAAGCCGCTACAGAACTGAACGTAAACG